The Anastrepha ludens isolate Willacy chromosome 2, idAnaLude1.1, whole genome shotgun sequence genome contains a region encoding:
- the LOC128855069 gene encoding mastermind-like protein 2: MLAMSTLMMPAPTIAMGAPQIAMGPHKPPETKLLAIHPAAVAANGGGIGGAQQSHLQHNGQHPQSQQQPPPNQQQQQSQQAQQQQISAGNNSSNKPVCLNVNEVRTLIEVGG, translated from the exons ATGCTGGCCATGTCAACACTGATGATGCCAGCACCCACCATAGCGATGGGGGCGCCGCAGATCGCTATGGGTCCACATAAGCCACCGGAAACGAAATTGCTCGCCATACATCCGGCAGCTGTTGCTGCAAATGGCGGCGGCATAGGTGGCGCCCAGCAATCGCATCTGCAGCACAACGGTCAACATCCGCAGTCACAACAGCAGCCGCCACCaaatcagcagcagcagcaatcccagcaagcgcaacaacagcaaatttcAGCCGGCAACAATAGCAGCAACAAACCAG TTTGCTTGAATGTGAATGAAGTGCGCACTCTAATTGAAGTTGGTGGATGA